From the genome of Flavobacterium luteolum, one region includes:
- a CDS encoding inorganic diphosphatase, with translation MTADKLTTFDVLIEIPRGSRNKYEYDFEIKRMRFDRMLFSSMMYPADYGFIPETLALDGDPLDVLVLVNEPTFPGCVMEVKPIGVFHMADDKGPDEKIICVPVSDPIWNSLNDLSDINPHLVKEIEHFFQVYKDLENKKVDVEGWGDVKEAYDIIAECTKRFDDIENKPEGLFSIK, from the coding sequence ATGACCGCAGACAAATTAACGACTTTCGATGTGTTAATCGAAATACCACGAGGAAGCAGAAATAAATACGAGTACGATTTTGAAATTAAAAGAATGCGTTTTGACAGAATGTTATTCTCTTCAATGATGTACCCAGCAGATTACGGATTTATTCCAGAAACTTTAGCTTTAGATGGTGATCCTCTTGACGTATTAGTTTTGGTAAACGAACCAACTTTCCCTGGATGTGTTATGGAAGTGAAGCCAATTGGTGTATTCCACATGGCAGATGATAAAGGACCAGACGAGAAAATTATTTGCGTACCAGTTTCAGATCCAATCTGGAATTCATTAAACGATCTTTCTGATATTAATCCTCACTTAGTAAAAGAAATCGAGCACTTTTTCCAAGTTTACAAAGATCTTGAAAACAAAAAAGTAGATGTAGAAGGATGGGGAGACGTAAAAGAGGCTTACGACATTATCGCTGAGTGTACAAAACGTTTTGATGACATTGAAAATAAACCAGAGGGATTATTTAGCATTAAATAA
- a CDS encoding dihydrofolate reductase yields the protein MIIMIAAAAENNALGKNNELVWHLPNDFKRFKSLTTGHHIIMGRKTFESFPKPLPDRVHIVISRQENYKPEGCIVVDSIEKAIALCPENDDSYVIGGGEIYNLALPFTDIIELTKVHHSFEADAFFPKINKNEWILVESEENHKDEKHLYDYTYETYIRK from the coding sequence ATGATTATAATGATAGCGGCTGCGGCCGAAAATAATGCGCTTGGAAAAAACAACGAATTAGTTTGGCATCTTCCAAATGATTTTAAAAGATTTAAATCGCTTACAACTGGTCATCATATTATTATGGGAAGGAAAACTTTTGAAAGCTTTCCAAAACCGTTGCCAGATCGTGTCCATATTGTAATTTCTCGCCAAGAAAATTATAAACCAGAAGGATGCATTGTGGTAGATAGCATTGAAAAAGCAATTGCCTTATGCCCAGAAAACGATGATAGTTATGTTATTGGCGGTGGCGAAATTTACAATCTTGCCCTTCCATTTACTGATATTATAGAATTAACCAAAGTTCATCATTCTTTTGAAGCAGATGCTTTTTTTCCTAAAATCAATAAAAACGAGTGGATTTTGGTAGAATCTGAAGAAAATCACAAAGATGAGAAACATCTTTATGACTATACTTATGAAACTTACATTAGAAAATAA
- a CDS encoding thymidylate synthase, protein MKQYLDLVKHVLENGNQKGDRTGTGTKSVFGYQMRFDLSEGFPMVTTKKLHLKSIIYELLWFLKGDTNVQYLQENGVKIWDEWADSNGDLGPVYGHQWRNWNSEEIDQISELIKELKTNPNSRRMLVSAWNPSVLPDTKKSFEENVANNKAALPPCHAFFQFYVASPDPEKGETKGKLSCQLYQRSADIFLGVPFNIASYALLTMMIAQVCDLEPGEFIHTFGDAHIYNNHFEQLELQLTREPKPLPKMILNPEIKNIFDFDFNDFTLVDYDPHPAIKGSVAV, encoded by the coding sequence ATGAAGCAATACTTAGACTTAGTAAAACACGTTTTAGAAAACGGAAATCAAAAAGGAGACCGAACTGGAACTGGAACAAAAAGTGTTTTTGGTTACCAAATGCGTTTTGATTTAAGTGAGGGCTTCCCAATGGTTACAACAAAAAAACTTCATTTGAAATCGATCATTTACGAATTGCTTTGGTTTTTAAAAGGAGATACAAACGTACAATACCTTCAAGAAAATGGAGTTAAAATTTGGGATGAATGGGCAGATTCTAATGGCGATTTAGGACCTGTTTATGGCCACCAATGGAGGAATTGGAATAGTGAAGAAATTGATCAAATTTCTGAATTAATTAAAGAATTAAAAACAAATCCAAATAGCCGAAGAATGCTTGTTTCTGCATGGAACCCATCGGTTTTGCCAGATACTAAAAAGTCTTTTGAGGAAAATGTGGCTAATAACAAAGCAGCATTACCTCCTTGCCACGCTTTTTTCCAATTTTATGTAGCAAGTCCAGATCCTGAAAAAGGAGAAACAAAAGGAAAACTTTCTTGCCAATTGTATCAGCGAAGTGCCGATATCTTTTTAGGAGTTCCTTTTAACATCGCTTCTTATGCTTTACTGACCATGATGATCGCACAAGTATGCGACTTAGAACCAGGCGAATTTATTCACACTTTTGGCGACGCACATATTTACAATAATCATTTTGAGCAATTAGAATTGCAATTGACACGTGAACCAAAACCATTACCAAAAATGATTTTAAATCCGGAGATTAAAAACATTTTTGATTTTGATTTTAATGATTTTACACTAGTAGATTACGATCCACATCCAGCCATAAAAGGAAGTGTTGCTGTATAA
- a CDS encoding DNA-3-methyladenine glycosylase family protein, producing MQEAIDFLTNKNPIFLEIIEKYGLPPIPRRPPGFETLVLLILEQQVSIDSAKATFLKIKAYKTCNPENMAVLTDEEFRNLGVSRQKTKYIKILAEAILNKELDIESLASKPAKQVREELIKLKGIGNWTIDIYLMFCLEEPDLIPLGDIAVINTIKELLDIHDKQEMEIHAEQWSPYRSYATYLLWHYYLKKRNRTITY from the coding sequence ATGCAAGAAGCCATCGATTTTTTAACCAATAAAAATCCAATATTTCTAGAAATTATTGAAAAATACGGATTGCCTCCAATTCCGAGACGTCCTCCTGGATTTGAAACTTTAGTTTTATTAATACTTGAACAGCAAGTTTCTATCGATTCGGCGAAAGCCACATTTTTAAAAATCAAAGCTTACAAAACTTGCAATCCCGAAAATATGGCTGTTTTGACTGATGAGGAATTTAGAAATTTGGGGGTAAGTCGCCAGAAAACAAAATACATTAAGATTTTAGCGGAAGCGATTTTAAACAAAGAATTAGATATTGAAAGTTTAGCTTCAAAACCAGCAAAACAAGTTCGTGAAGAACTCATTAAACTAAAAGGAATCGGCAATTGGACAATTGATATTTATCTGATGTTTTGTTTGGAAGAACCCGATTTAATTCCGCTTGGCGATATAGCAGTGATAAATACGATCAAAGAATTGCTGGATATTCATGACAAACAAGAAATGGAAATTCACGCAGAACAGTGGAGTCCGTATCGATCTTATGCGACCTATTTGCTATGGCATTATTACCTGAAGAAAAGAAATCGAACAATTACCTATTAA
- a CDS encoding isoamylase early set domain-containing protein: MSLKKQFIKTKPVVKVTFSIDAKDADSAAVVGDFNNWNASEGALSKLKNGTFKATYDLVKDAIYEFKYVIDGIYVNDPEADFYKWNDYAGSENGVLVV, translated from the coding sequence ATGTCTTTGAAAAAACAATTTATCAAAACGAAGCCGGTTGTTAAAGTTACATTTTCAATAGATGCCAAAGATGCTGATTCGGCAGCGGTGGTTGGTGATTTTAATAACTGGAATGCCTCAGAAGGAGCTTTGAGCAAGTTGAAAAACGGAACGTTTAAAGCAACTTACGATTTGGTGAAAGATGCGATTTACGAATTTAAGTATGTAATTGACGGAATTTATGTTAACGATCCTGAAGCTGATTTTTACAAATGGAATGACTATGCTGGAAGTGAAAATGGAGTTTTAGTTGTATAA
- a CDS encoding bifunctional nuclease family protein, with the protein MSLVKLSIKGISYSQTQNGAYALILNEVDGERKLPIVIGAFEAQSIAIALEKEIKPPRPLTHDLFKNFAERFDIVVKQVIIHKLVDGVFYSSLICERDKIEEIIDARTSDAIALALRFNAPIFTYKNILDKAGIYLKSNTAETDSGAQEIDDVLSNPETFGHEEESNQSGDVYAKHSLQELNELLDQAVSQEDYEKAAKIRDEISRR; encoded by the coding sequence ATGAGTCTAGTAAAATTATCCATAAAAGGAATTTCATACAGTCAAACTCAAAATGGCGCCTATGCCTTAATTTTGAATGAAGTGGATGGCGAAAGAAAATTACCTATTGTTATTGGTGCTTTTGAAGCCCAGTCAATCGCTATTGCTTTAGAGAAAGAAATAAAACCGCCACGTCCGTTAACACATGATTTATTCAAAAATTTTGCTGAAAGATTTGACATTGTGGTAAAACAAGTCATTATCCACAAATTAGTTGATGGTGTTTTTTATTCTAGCTTAATCTGCGAAAGAGATAAAATCGAAGAGATTATAGATGCTAGAACTTCTGATGCTATTGCCTTAGCATTACGTTTCAATGCTCCTATTTTTACTTACAAAAACATTTTAGACAAAGCAGGAATTTATCTAAAATCGAATACTGCAGAAACAGATTCTGGCGCTCAAGAAATTGATGATGTTCTTTCTAATCCTGAAACTTTTGGACATGAAGAAGAAAGCAACCAATCTGGAGATGTTTACGCAAAACATAGTTTACAAGAACTAAATGAGCTTTTAGATCAAGCCGTTTCTCAGGAAGATTACGAAAAAGCAGCAAAAATTAGAGACGAAATCTCTAGAAGATAA
- a CDS encoding electron transfer flavoprotein subunit alpha/FixB family protein, whose translation MSILIYAESAEGKFKKVAFELASYAKKVAESLGTTVTALTVNISDVSELGKYGVDKVLKVSNDKLAGFNAKAYADIIKQAAEKEGTKVVLLSSTTDSIYLSPLVAVALNAGFASNVVGLPVSTSPFQVKRNAFSNKAFNITEISTDVKVLGLAKNSYGLFESAGAAAAEDFNPTIGDNDFGVKVESVEKVSGKVSIADADIVVSGGRGLKGPENWGLVEDLAAVLGAATACSKPVSDLGWRPHSEHVGQTGKPVATNLYIAIGISGAIQHIAGINSSKVKVVINNDPEAPFFKVADYGVVGDAFEIVPQLTEKLKAFKAQHS comes from the coding sequence ATGTCAATATTAATATATGCAGAATCTGCAGAAGGAAAATTTAAAAAAGTTGCTTTCGAATTAGCTTCTTATGCTAAAAAAGTAGCTGAATCATTAGGAACAACTGTTACAGCTTTAACTGTAAACATCAGCGATGTGAGCGAATTAGGCAAATACGGAGTTGATAAAGTTTTAAAAGTAAGCAATGATAAATTAGCTGGTTTTAATGCAAAAGCTTACGCTGATATTATCAAACAAGCTGCTGAGAAAGAAGGAACAAAAGTAGTATTGCTTTCTTCTACAACAGACAGTATTTACCTTTCTCCACTAGTTGCGGTAGCTTTAAATGCTGGTTTCGCTTCAAATGTAGTTGGGTTGCCAGTTAGCACTTCTCCTTTCCAAGTAAAAAGAAATGCTTTCTCAAACAAAGCTTTCAATATTACAGAAATCAGCACAGACGTAAAAGTTCTTGGTTTGGCTAAAAACTCTTATGGTCTTTTTGAAAGCGCAGGAGCGGCTGCAGCAGAAGATTTCAATCCAACAATTGGAGACAATGATTTTGGTGTAAAAGTAGAATCTGTAGAAAAAGTATCTGGAAAAGTTTCTATCGCTGACGCTGATATTGTAGTTTCTGGCGGACGCGGACTAAAAGGTCCAGAAAATTGGGGATTAGTAGAAGATCTTGCTGCTGTTCTTGGTGCTGCAACGGCTTGTTCTAAACCAGTTTCAGATTTAGGATGGAGACCTCATAGCGAGCACGTTGGACAAACAGGAAAACCAGTTGCAACAAACTTATATATTGCTATCGGTATTTCTGGAGCTATCCAACACATTGCAGGTATTAACTCTTCTAAAGTAAAAGTAGTGATCAATAACGATCCTGAAGCTCCTTTCTTTAAAGTGGCTGATTATGGTGTAGTTGGGGATGCTTTTGAAATCGTACCACAATTAACAGAGAAATTAAAAGCTTTTAAAGCTCAGCACTCTTAA
- a CDS encoding 2TM domain-containing protein: MEKEVHEQYEYARRRLRQKKILYFHFVLFLLGSLFLFIANKFFGFGEGTTQNWCIWGITIWLFLFILHFIKVYITDRFMNKKWEREQIDRLVALQQKRISQLESSINEENENKI, encoded by the coding sequence ATGGAAAAAGAAGTGCACGAACAATACGAATACGCTAGACGACGATTAAGACAAAAAAAAATCCTATATTTTCATTTTGTTCTTTTCCTGCTAGGAAGTTTATTTTTATTTATTGCTAACAAGTTTTTTGGTTTTGGCGAGGGCACAACCCAAAACTGGTGCATTTGGGGAATTACAATCTGGCTTTTCCTTTTTATTCTACATTTTATAAAAGTGTACATAACTGACCGTTTTATGAATAAAAAATGGGAAAGAGAGCAAATTGACCGATTAGTTGCTTTACAGCAAAAAAGAATCAGTCAGCTTGAATCTTCTATTAATGAAGAAAATGAAAATAAAATTTAG
- the ubiE gene encoding bifunctional demethylmenaquinone methyltransferase/2-methoxy-6-polyprenyl-1,4-benzoquinol methylase UbiE, which produces MSEKITPYKDSSLGKKEQVTQMFDTISGNYDNLNRVISFGIDIKWRKKVLKLVSDKKPKVILDIATGTGDLAILLSQTNAEKIIGLDISAGMLEVGKKKVEEKKLSNVIELVLGDSENMPFEDNYFDAITVGFGVRNFENLEKGFGEILRVLKPNGIFVILETSVPDKFPYKQGYNFYSKNILPLIGKLFSKDNDAYGYLSESAAAFPYGEALNNILRKTGFIDVVAMPQTFGVATIYSASKK; this is translated from the coding sequence ATGTCTGAAAAAATAACTCCGTATAAAGACTCTTCTTTAGGTAAAAAAGAGCAAGTAACCCAAATGTTCGACACCATTTCTGGGAATTACGATAATTTGAATCGCGTAATCTCTTTTGGAATTGACATTAAATGGCGTAAAAAAGTATTAAAATTAGTATCAGACAAAAAACCAAAAGTTATTCTTGATATTGCAACAGGAACTGGTGATTTAGCCATTTTACTTTCACAAACTAATGCCGAAAAAATTATTGGTCTTGATATTTCTGCCGGAATGCTGGAAGTAGGAAAAAAGAAAGTAGAAGAAAAAAAACTTTCGAATGTTATTGAACTCGTTTTAGGAGATTCTGAAAACATGCCTTTTGAAGACAATTATTTTGATGCTATTACAGTTGGTTTTGGTGTAAGAAATTTTGAAAACCTAGAAAAAGGTTTTGGAGAAATCTTAAGAGTTTTAAAACCAAACGGAATTTTTGTTATTTTAGAAACTTCTGTTCCAGATAAATTTCCTTATAAACAAGGATACAATTTTTACAGCAAAAATATACTTCCGTTAATCGGAAAATTATTCTCTAAAGATAATGATGCGTATGGCTATTTATCTGAATCGGCCGCCGCTTTTCCTTATGGAGAAGCCTTAAACAATATTTTGAGAAAAACTGGGTTTATAGATGTTGTGGCAATGCCTCAAACTTTTGGTGTCGCAACAATTTATTCTGCATCTAAAAAATAG
- a CDS encoding electron transfer flavoprotein subunit beta/FixA family protein, with translation MKILVCISHVPDTTSKINFTNGDSEFDTNGVQYVINPNDEFGLTRAIWFQEQQGANVTVVNVGGPDTEPTLRKALAIGANEAIRVNANPTDGFFVAKQLAEVIKNGGYDLVIAGKESLDYNGGMVPGMIAGILGSNFLNSCTALTVDGNNVKAVREIDGGKETVSTTLPLIIGGQKGLVEEKDLRIPNMRGIMTARTKALTILEPVDAAVNTKAVKFEKPAPKSAVKLVSADNLDELINLLHNEAKVI, from the coding sequence ATGAAAATACTAGTTTGCATCAGCCATGTGCCTGATACTACTTCAAAAATTAACTTTACCAACGGTGACTCAGAATTTGACACTAATGGAGTACAATATGTAATTAACCCTAATGACGAATTCGGTCTTACACGCGCTATCTGGTTTCAAGAGCAGCAAGGTGCAAATGTAACGGTTGTAAACGTTGGAGGTCCTGATACTGAACCAACTTTGCGTAAAGCATTAGCAATTGGTGCAAACGAAGCAATTCGTGTGAATGCAAATCCAACTGATGGATTTTTTGTTGCTAAGCAATTAGCGGAAGTTATTAAAAACGGAGGTTATGATCTTGTAATAGCTGGAAAAGAATCTTTGGATTATAACGGAGGAATGGTTCCTGGAATGATCGCAGGAATTTTAGGTTCTAACTTCTTAAACTCTTGTACAGCTTTAACAGTTGATGGAAACAATGTAAAAGCAGTACGTGAAATTGACGGTGGAAAAGAGACTGTAAGCACTACTCTTCCATTAATCATTGGAGGTCAAAAAGGTCTTGTTGAGGAAAAAGATTTACGTATCCCGAACATGAGAGGAATTATGACTGCAAGAACAAAAGCTTTAACTATCCTTGAGCCAGTTGATGCAGCTGTAAATACAAAAGCAGTGAAATTTGAAAAACCAGCTCCAAAATCAGCAGTGAAATTAGTTTCTGCAGATAATTTAGATGAGTTAATCAATTTATTACACAACGAAGCGAAGGTAATCTAG
- a CDS encoding pyruvate dehydrogenase complex E1 component subunit beta — protein MRTIQFREAICEAMSEEMRRDESIYLMGEEVAEYNGAYKASKGMLAEFGEKRVIDTPIAELGFSGIAVGSAMNGNRPIVEYMTFNFCLVGIDQIINNAAKMRQMTGGQFNVPIVFRGPTASAGQLGATHSQALENWFANTPGLKVVVPSTPYDAKGLLKSAIRDNDPVIFMESEQMYGDKGEVPDGEYTIPLGVADVKREGTDVTIVSFGKIIKEAFIAADELAKEGISCEIIDLRTVRPMDKDAILKSVKKTNRLVILEEAWPVASLSSEISYIVQEQAFDFLDAPIQRITTADTPAPYSPVLLKDWLPNAGDVVKAVKKVLYK, from the coding sequence ATGAGAACAATACAATTTAGAGAGGCCATTTGTGAAGCAATGAGCGAAGAAATGCGTCGCGATGAATCCATATATTTAATGGGAGAAGAGGTTGCAGAATACAATGGAGCTTACAAAGCTTCTAAAGGAATGCTTGCTGAGTTTGGTGAAAAAAGAGTAATCGATACTCCAATTGCTGAGCTTGGATTTTCAGGAATTGCAGTAGGTTCTGCAATGAACGGAAACCGCCCTATTGTAGAATATATGACATTCAACTTCTGTTTAGTTGGTATTGATCAAATTATAAATAACGCTGCTAAAATGCGTCAAATGACAGGAGGACAATTTAATGTGCCTATCGTTTTCCGCGGACCAACAGCTTCTGCTGGTCAATTAGGAGCTACTCACTCACAAGCTTTAGAAAACTGGTTTGCTAATACTCCAGGTCTTAAAGTTGTTGTTCCTTCAACTCCTTACGATGCAAAAGGATTATTAAAATCTGCTATTCGTGATAACGATCCAGTTATTTTCATGGAATCTGAGCAAATGTACGGAGACAAAGGTGAAGTGCCAGACGGAGAATACACAATTCCTCTAGGTGTTGCTGATGTTAAACGTGAAGGAACAGATGTAACTATCGTTTCATTCGGAAAAATCATCAAAGAAGCTTTTATCGCTGCTGATGAATTAGCAAAAGAAGGTATTTCTTGTGAGATCATCGATTTAAGAACAGTTCGTCCAATGGACAAAGATGCGATCTTAAAATCGGTTAAAAAAACAAACCGTTTAGTAATTCTTGAAGAAGCTTGGCCAGTTGCCAGCCTTTCTTCTGAAATCTCTTATATCGTTCAAGAACAAGCATTCGACTTCCTTGATGCGCCAATTCAACGTATTACAACTGCAGATACTCCTGCACCGTATTCTCCAGTACTGCTTAAAGACTGGTTGCCAAATGCAGGTGATGTAGTAAAAGCAGTTAAAAAAGTATTATATAAATAA
- a CDS encoding DUF5686 and carboxypeptidase-like regulatory domain-containing protein codes for MNKLTLLLLYIVFAFANVVTAQTKVSGVVLDKSNQPIPFANVVFKGSNIGIVSNEDGRFYLESPNTYTALLVTSAGFSDKEVPLDKAVNYNFKIVLFEEQVLNEVVIYTGKTSKKNNPALDILRKIWERKRKNGLYLFNQYQMQKYEKVEFDMNTIDSAFMKNKLFKGMEFIFNHIDTSDVTGKTYLPIFINESVYDVYGDNKLKKVKENLTGNKMSGFNGNQQILSFVKDLYSDYNIYDNHLKFFDKSFTSPLSRTGIDVYNYVLKDSAYIDKKWCYNIVFYPRRKNELTFKGDFWVNDTTFAIKKINMGVTKSANINWVKDIYIEQEFEVENDSVFLLTRDYMMSDFALNKKEKSKGVYGKRTTLYRNHKFNIQKPEKFYKEEVNFIDNAVYERPPEFWEENRFEKLNKDEQGIYKMLDTLQTVKRFKQLYNLVSILGSGYIEFKNFDYGPIFSTFGYNEVEGLRLRVGGRTYFGPNDPWRIQAYTAYGFDDNKFKYGVSGKWMVDKKNRVIISGGNRRDIEQIGASLTTTNDVLGRSFASSALFTTGSNGKLTNINLSNISVEMEPKKNFIVSAGLSYRTLESASKTFSLDYYTTLPTAANPAGVVESMVKQSEANIQFEFMPNRKTIGYGVERSLVDSPFSHFFVNFSYGLKGVFDSDFAYEKIQVFYRQPIIIGPLGRTNITIETGKTFGTIPLGLMSVIPGNQTYFTIENTFSNLNFYEFVTDQYTTLQWNHDFGGRLFARIPFMRKLNWREFIGIRAVHGTISDANRAINASGLPYNAPEKVYWEYNAGIGNIFKVFRLDFSWRGNYLDMPDAHKFAIKGSFGFYF; via the coding sequence ATGAACAAATTAACTCTACTTCTCTTATATATTGTATTTGCATTTGCGAATGTTGTTACTGCACAAACCAAAGTGAGTGGAGTTGTTTTGGACAAATCGAATCAGCCAATACCTTTTGCAAATGTAGTTTTTAAAGGTTCTAATATTGGGATTGTTTCAAATGAAGACGGTCGTTTTTATTTAGAATCACCAAATACTTATACCGCACTTTTGGTTACTTCAGCAGGTTTTTCAGATAAAGAAGTTCCTTTAGATAAAGCAGTTAATTATAATTTCAAAATTGTTTTGTTCGAAGAGCAAGTGCTTAACGAAGTTGTAATTTATACTGGAAAAACTTCTAAGAAGAATAATCCGGCATTGGATATTTTGAGAAAAATCTGGGAAAGAAAACGTAAAAACGGATTATACCTGTTTAATCAATATCAAATGCAGAAGTATGAAAAAGTGGAATTTGACATGAATACTATTGATAGTGCCTTCATGAAGAATAAGCTTTTTAAAGGAATGGAGTTTATCTTTAATCACATTGATACTTCCGATGTTACTGGAAAAACCTATTTGCCGATTTTTATCAACGAATCGGTTTATGATGTTTACGGAGATAATAAATTAAAAAAGGTAAAAGAAAATCTTACTGGAAATAAAATGTCTGGTTTCAATGGAAATCAGCAGATTTTATCTTTCGTTAAAGACCTTTATTCTGACTATAATATTTACGACAATCACCTGAAATTCTTTGATAAGAGTTTTACGAGTCCGCTTTCAAGAACAGGAATCGATGTTTACAATTATGTTTTAAAAGACAGTGCTTATATCGATAAGAAATGGTGTTATAATATTGTTTTTTATCCTAGACGTAAAAACGAGTTGACTTTTAAAGGAGACTTTTGGGTAAATGATACCACTTTTGCGATCAAGAAAATTAATATGGGTGTGACGAAAAGCGCCAATATTAACTGGGTAAAAGATATTTATATTGAACAGGAATTTGAAGTAGAAAACGACTCAGTTTTCCTTTTGACACGTGATTATATGATGTCTGATTTTGCTTTAAATAAAAAAGAAAAATCAAAAGGAGTTTATGGTAAAAGAACCACTTTATACCGTAATCATAAATTCAACATTCAGAAACCAGAGAAGTTTTATAAAGAAGAAGTAAATTTTATTGATAATGCCGTTTACGAACGACCGCCTGAGTTTTGGGAAGAAAATCGTTTTGAAAAACTAAATAAAGATGAGCAGGGTATTTATAAAATGCTTGATACACTGCAGACGGTCAAGCGATTTAAGCAGCTGTATAATCTGGTCTCTATCTTAGGAAGTGGTTACATCGAATTTAAAAACTTCGATTACGGACCAATATTTTCAACTTTTGGATATAACGAAGTCGAAGGTTTGAGATTGAGAGTAGGAGGAAGAACCTATTTTGGACCGAATGATCCATGGCGTATTCAGGCCTATACAGCTTACGGATTTGATGATAATAAATTCAAATACGGGGTTTCTGGAAAATGGATGGTTGACAAGAAAAACCGAGTTATTATTTCTGGAGGAAACAGGCGTGACATCGAGCAAATTGGTGCCAGTTTAACCACTACAAATGACGTTCTAGGACGAAGTTTTGCCTCTTCGGCCTTATTTACTACTGGAAGTAATGGGAAATTGACCAATATTAATTTGAGTAACATTTCTGTAGAAATGGAGCCTAAAAAGAATTTTATTGTCTCGGCAGGACTTTCATATCGAACATTAGAATCGGCATCGAAGACCTTTAGTTTGGATTATTATACAACTTTACCAACTGCAGCAAATCCAGCAGGAGTTGTCGAAAGCATGGTAAAACAATCTGAGGCTAATATTCAGTTTGAGTTTATGCCAAACAGAAAAACGATCGGTTATGGTGTAGAAAGGAGTCTGGTTGATAGTCCTTTTAGCCATTTCTTCGTGAATTTCAGTTACGGATTAAAAGGAGTTTTTGATAGTGATTTTGCGTATGAAAAAATTCAAGTTTTCTATAGACAACCAATTATTATCGGGCCTTTAGGAAGAACAAATATCACAATTGAAACAGGAAAAACGTTTGGTACAATTCCGTTAGGTTTGATGAGCGTAATTCCGGGTAACCAGACTTATTTTACAATCGAAAATACATTCAGTAATTTGAATTTCTATGAATTCGTTACAGATCAATATACAACCCTGCAGTGGAATCATGATTTTGGTGGAAGATTGTTTGCTAGAATTCCATTCATGAGAAAACTGAACTGGAGAGAGTTTATAGGAATTAGAGCTGTTCACGGAACTATTTCTGATGCCAATCGTGCCATCAATGCTTCAGGATTGCCTTATAACGCTCCTGAAAAAGTATACTGGGAATATAATGCAGGAATTGGAAATATTTTTAAAGTATTCCGTCTCGATTTTTCTTGGAGAGGAAATTATCTAGATATGCCAGACGCGCACAAATTTGCAATTAAAGGATCTTTCGGGTTTTATTTCTAG